A DNA window from Carassius gibelio isolate Cgi1373 ecotype wild population from Czech Republic chromosome A8, carGib1.2-hapl.c, whole genome shotgun sequence contains the following coding sequences:
- the hps4 gene encoding Hermansky-Pudlak syndrome 4 protein gives MQPMAETAALAYSRRFFFLYDSSKVQEEGDLTRDGIYYFSPEDTPVDQQELLCGQLAGVCRCVSEMSSSPVRLLRLRKSKYAVRMKDSFIWALSCVVDIPDVSLCDLLDQLIALFCFYNGPVRQSYQLYSKEDLALRWARYLCHLQGGSTELHNIFSCLRTIDSTHIDPLLLLKAALILQACQRCPLVLAGCILYRGRVVSTQMTPALTMKVMVYETQMYSQDFRVTANGLSSSVCSLSSFTATTQVFLTPTELYVLRCHPVERAYRSQCSQPPCQPSKSRLLSRTLSDTPTTDTDSSGLDLMQCPPASYQTLPSSPRSSLSDEPYFSPSPSRVNTPLHSNLMNQSEYFTPDSHDHSISNGTNLCAVKESLAGLNIKQDTDASSGSETKSEGVNSDQDIQSDEIKALANGYEQSNSLDNHLDHDNQIENEENKLDANNHVMCKNGKFQGETEEEARTKSKQVEGRLEEKYEPTNSPSPHETLGDTSLVPSVLYQHRVRGLVLALLVEPEFHTDPTAREEVHHSSMASLNGLEAHLRNTLPGTPGPPGPYTFAHYDCIQNTLTTNVCGHSAGPQEAFVRATKLLHSHFSHLDTLQEAIVRNGSSAVYGTRSTAQETYFLQRGTPVRNSGSPDPQDSAFSLPRKARQRLLKHGVNLL, from the exons ATGCAACCAATGGCTGAGACAGCGGCTTTGGCTTACTCCCGACG CTTCTTCTTCCTGTATGATAGTTCAAAGGTGCAAGAGGAAGGAGACCTGACTAGAGATGGGATTTACTACTTCTCTCCTGAGGAT ACACCAGTGGACCAACAAGAGCTGCTTTGTGGACAGCTTGCCGGTGTATGTCGTTGTGTGTCTGAGATGTCTTCATCTCCTGTACGCCTGCTTCGCCTGCGCAAAAGCAAATATGCTGTCCGCATGAAGGATAGCTTTATTTGG GCATTGAGCTGTGTGGTTGACATTCCTGATGTGAGTCTATGTGACTTACTTGATCAGCTGATTGCCCTCTTCTGTTTCTACAATGGACCAGTTCGTCAAAGCTACCAG TTGTACAGTAAGGAGGATTTGGCTTTACGGTGGGCCAGGTATCTCTGTCACCTGCAGGGCGGCTCCACTGAGCTTCACAACATCTTCAGCTGCCTGAGGACCATTGACTCCACACAT ATTGATCCTCTGCTGCTGCTGAAGGCTGCCCTCATTCTTCAGGCATGTCAGCGATGTCCTCTGGTCCTGGCAGGATGTATCCTCTACAGGGGCAG GGTGGTTAGTACTCAGATGACTCCTGCGCTGACAATGAAAGTGATGGTGTATGAGACACAAATGTACAGCCAG GATTTCCGGGTGACGGCCAATGGCTTGAGCTCATCTGTGTGCTCACTGTCCTCATTCACAGCTACCACACAGGTGTTCTTGACACCCACTGAACTGTACGTGCTCCGCTGCCACCCAGTGGAGAGAGCATACAG GTCTCAATGCAGTCAACCTCCCTGCCAACCCAGCAAGTCCCGCCTTTTATCACGCACTTTATCTGACACCCCAACCACAGATACTGACTCTTCAGGCTTAGATCTCATGCAGTGTCCCCCAGCGTCCTATCAGACGTTGCCATCGTCTCCTCGCTCCTCCCTCTCTGATGAACCGTATTTCAGCCCCTCTCCCTCAAGGGTTAACACTCCCCTTCACTCCAATCTCATGAACCAATCAGAGTATTTTACTCCTGACTCACATGACCACAGCATCTCTAACGGAACTAACTTGTGTGCAGTGAAAGAAAGTTTGGCAGGCCTGAACATAAAGCAGGATACAGATGCAAGCTCGGGGTCAGAAACCAAAAGCGAAGGTGTAAATTCAGACCAGGACATTCAGAGTGATGAAATCAAAGCCCTCGCTAATGGGTATGAGCAATCAAACAGTCTTGATAACCACTTGGACCACGACAACCAgattgaaaatgaagaaaataaactgGATGCTAACAATCATGTGATGTGTAAAAATGGCAAATtccaaggagaaacagaggaagagGCAAGAACAAAGAGCAAGCAAGTCGAAGGGAGACTCGAGGAGAAATATGAACCCACAAATAGCCCCTCACCACATGAGACCCTAGGAGACACCTCTCTAGTGCCCTCAGTATTATACCAGCATAGAGTCAGAGGTTTGGTCTTGGCCCTGCTGGTAGAGCCAGAGTTTCACACAGACCCCACCGCCAGAGAGGAAGTG CATCACAGCAGCATGGCATCCCTAAATGGGCTTGAGGCTCACCTGAGAAATACCTTGCCTGGGACACCCGGGCCTCCGGGGCCCTACACTTTTGCACACTATGACTGCATTCAAAACACTCTCACTA CTAATGTGTGTGGGCACTCCGCTGGACCCCAGGAGGCCTTTGTGAGGGCCACTAAGCTGCTCCATTCACATTTCTCACACTTAGACACACTACAGGAGGCCATTGTCAG GAACGGTAGCTCAGCAGTGTATGGAACCCGTAGCACGGCCCAGGAGACATATTTTCTCCAGCGGGGAACACCTGTCAGAAACTCTGGAAGTCCTGATCCTCAGGATAGTGCCTTCTCACTACCCAGAAAAGCCCGTCAGCGGCTCCTTAAACATGGAGTTAACCTGCTTTAG
- the LOC128018119 gene encoding uncharacterized protein LOC128018119: METGLSSTVKQLNGRCLSWLFSLISDARERTARLKHSKWKHLPWLINPELGRRKEQQIRDQAEIYWCPCGNPIYQTYYNIEFLLGEDVLSATLVKAEVHFHFSNPQHLTIQPLLPSLEKRGFPTRYSVWLRDGIVELRVDLLVLFQALQLVIGGAIKGPSLMEMHRVRDLTRPGVVVQKQRPPSPQDTMSVVWGEENEGREGAAPLQPTLELGLALRCSLLDNIALPCQDYCVHLEHAPFIALTYT; encoded by the exons atggaaacggggctCAGCTCAACCGTCAAGCAGCTGAACGGACGCTGTCTCTCATGGTTGTTTTCACTAATTTCAG atGCTAGAGAAAGAACAGCGAGGCTAAAGCATTCAAAGTGGAAACATCTGCCGTGGCTCATTAATCCAGAATTGGGACGGAGGAAGGAGCAgcagatcagagatcaggcagAGATCTACTGGTGTCCCTGTGGGAACCCCATTTACCAAACGT ATTACAACATTGAGTTTCTTCTTGGTGAGGATGTGCTGTCAGCCACGTTGGTGAAAGCAGAAgttcattttcacttttcaaacCCCCAACACCTCACCATCCAACCCCTGCTGCCCTCGCTGGAGAAACGAGGGTTCCCTACTAG gTACAGTGTCTGGTTGAGAGATGGCATCGTGGAGCTAAGAGTAGATCTGCTTGTCCTCTTCCAGGCCCTGCAGCTGGTCATCGGAGGAGCCATTAAAGGTCCAAGCCTGATGGAAATGCATCGGGTGAGAGACTTGACCAGACCAGGGGTCGTTGTCCAAAAGCAAAGACCCCCATCTCCTCAAGACACAATGTCTGTAGTGTGGGGGGAGGAGAATGAGGGAAGGGAGGGTGCAGCCCCCCTGCAGCCCACTTTAGAGCTGGGACTTGCATTACGCTGCAGTCTATTGGATAATATCGCACTGCCCTGTCAAGATTATTGTGTACATCTAGAACATGCACCCTTCATCGCTCTGACATACACATAG